A window of the Bombina bombina isolate aBomBom1 chromosome 3, aBomBom1.pri, whole genome shotgun sequence genome harbors these coding sequences:
- the LOC128652828 gene encoding uncharacterized protein LOC128652828, translating to MANRASLLQRGRGVQRGRLRGSNVNKQAYGRARSALLERQWYNRGGASSNYVPQTRENAPTDGAQGESLCTITAGVQGGQGLVAAGAQSVHSVRERVVRESPYVAGPANEWSGDMNDERARGVPDRAGGSTSTPIGGGSQGGHMAGLDTPLLFVSPPQDMVPTPQRTEGPGTTGVGLSVQPSGGSVAAAPGISTPSTSAVGVATGPSRIWIIGHSYVHWAALKAHSLPEGQQLGIPTSKASIRWLGRRGLQWDGLPALLQNARHRWGQPHIILLHMGGNDIGSAPALDLINAMRSDVKWICTTFPGVRLAWSNIIPRLRWRYFPTPRIAYRVRKKVNRELGRAVLEVGGFVVRHELISADKKGLYRPDGVHLSDEGLVIFLVDLKTALVSNI from the exons ATGGCAAACAGAGCAAGTCTCTTACAGAGGGGCCGCGGCGTGCAGAGAGGGAGGCTCAGGGGGTCTAATGTTAACAAGCAGGCTTATGGGAGAGCTAGAAGCGCATTGCTGGAGCGCCAGTGGTATAACAGGGGGGGTGCCAGCAGCAACTATGTACCCCAAACAAGGGAGAATGCGCCCACTGATGGGGCACAGGGCGAGTCGCTATGCACAATAACTGCAGGGGTCCAGGGAGGCCAAGGGCTTGTTGCTGCAGGTGCTCAGAGCGTTCATTCAGTCAGGGAGCGCGTGGTCAGAGAATCCCCCTATGTGGCAGGGCCAGcgaatgaatggagtggtgatatgaatgacgagagggctagaggggtcccagacagggccgggggcagtacttctaccccgattgggggcggcagtcaagggggacacatggctggcctggatactcccctcttgtttgtttctcccccacaggacatGGTGCCTACACCGCAGAGGACAGAGGGCCCGGGTACAACGGGAGTAGGACTATCTGTACAGCCGTCAGGCGGATCAGTGGCAGCTGCACCAGGAATATCTACCCCTTCAACAtcggcagttg gtgtggctacaggtccttctcgcatctggataatagggcactcctacgtgcactgggcggcactgaaggcccattctcttcctgaggggcagcagttggggattccgacgtctaaggcatcaatacggtggttgggccgtagaggcttacagtgggatggtttgcctgccctcctccagaatgccagacatagatggggacagccccacatcatcctccttcacatggggggaaatgatatagggagtgcaccggctctggacctcatcaatgcgatgaggtcggatgtcaagtggatctgtaccacgttcccgggggttaggctggcttggtccaacataatcccccggctgcgttggagatattttcccacacctaggatagcatatagggttagaaaaaaagttaacagggagctgggtagagcagtactagaggtagggggttttgtggtccgccatgaactgatctcagcagacaaaaaagggctgtatcgcccggacggggtgcacctgtccgacgaagggctggtgatcttcctggtggacctcaaaacggctctggttagtaatatttag